Part of the Halalkalibacter krulwichiae genome is shown below.
AAACTGTATCAAAAGAGATTGAGATTCTTCAAAGTGAAATCACGCAAGGTGTCTCGTTGACAACAGTTATGGATTCGGCATTGTTTATTAACGATTCAATTAGAAGCGTCGTGATGAATATGGTAATTGGGGGCGCAATGGCTGTCCTCGTCCTCTTAGTATTTTTACGAAGCTTTAGAAGTACATTGATTATTGGTTTATCAATTCCAATTGCTTTAATTTCAGCCTTTACATTGTTATATTTTGCGGGTGAAACGATCAACATTATTACACTAGGTGGTCTAGCATTAGGTATCGGTTTATTAGTTGATAGTTCCATTGTTATACTAGAAAACATCTATAAATACAGAGAACGTGGCTATAGTCGAATAGAAGCTGCTAAAAAAGGAGCTTCTGAAGTATCATCAGCAGTTATTGCATCAACAATGACAAGTTTAGTTGTCTTTGTTCCAATTGTCTTTACAGGAGGAATTGCTTCTGAATTATTTATGCCTCTAGCTTTAACTGTTGGGTTTACTCTTTTGGCATCACTTGTAACAGCCTTAACATTTGTTCCAATGTTATCTGGTCTGTTACTGCCAGATATAAATGAAGAGGAAGAACCTAAAGGACTTAAGAAAATTGGTGCAAGCTTTGGTCGATTCTTTGATCGTGTTGATCAATTTTATCGGAATGTTCTCCGTTGGTCTATTAACCATAAAAAGACTATTATTTTTAGTACGATTCTCTTATTAGTAGCCAGTCTTGGAAGTGTGAAATTTGTTGGGGTTGAATTAATGCCAGCATTTGATCAAGGTGAGATATCTGCTAGTTATGAAGTACCAGCAGGAACACCCATTTCCGAAACGAGAGAGACGATTAGCCAGTTAGAACAATTCCTACTAGATTCAGGAGTAACAGAGGTTGTGCATACATCTGTTGGAGGCGGCGGCTTTATGGGTGGTGGCTCCAACGAAGGTGAACTTTATATTCGATTAGTTCCTGCAAATGAACGAACGGTTACAACAAATGAATTAATTGAAGATTTCAGTGATTTTGCTGAAAGCCTCCCAGATATTGATGTGAATGTTCGTGCTTTTGAAAGTGATGGAATGGGTGGGAATCCAATTGAAATTGAGTTGCGAGGAGAAGACTTCGATACACTTAAGTTAATTGCAGATGACATTCAACAGATCATTGATGAAGTTCCTGGTACTACAAATGTATCTCATTCGATGGGAGAAACGAGAACGGAAACTCAAATTCACATTAATAGAGACATCGCTGCACAATATGGTTTGAATTATGCAGAAATCATGCAAACCATCACGGCAAGTGTAAATGGGCAAGTGGCGACACTTATGCGTTCGGAAGGGCAAGAATTTAATGTAATGGTTATATTACCGGAAGAACAACGTAGTAATCTGGCTAATCTACAACAATTACCATTGTTAACTCCAATGGAAGATACAGTCCCATTATCTGCGGTTGCTGATTTTGTACAAGCTGAAGGGCCTAACGTCATCAATCGACAAAATCAAACTAGAGGTGTTGCCATTACTGGAGATATTTTGGACCGTGATTTAGGAGCTGTCATCTCAGAGATTGAAGCAGAATTGGACCAATATATATTCCCAGAAGGTTATGACTACCATACTGGTGGTGATTATGAGATGATGATGGATGCCTTTTTCGATTTAACTCTCGCTTTAGCTCTAGCTATATTCCTAGTTTATGCAGTTATGGCCTTCCAATTTGAAAAAGTGATTTATCCATTTATCGTAATGTTCAGTTTACCAGCAACATTTATTGGGATAATGGCAGGATTCCTTCTAACAGGAAGACCGTTAAGTGCACCAGCTTTCATTGGGGTCATCATGTTGGCCGGTATTGTGGTAAATAATGCAATTGTATTGGTCGACTATATAAATACGTTAAGAAAACGTGGTCTGGATACAGAAGAGGCTATTCTAGAAGCAGGACCATTGAGATTAAGACCGATTCTCATGACAATGCTGACAACAGTATTAGCGATGGTACCATTAGCAATGGGAATAGGAGAAGGAGCCGAGCTTCAGGCACCGATGGCAACTGTGATTGTATTCGGATTAACATTTTCTACATTCATTACACTTGTTCTCGTCCCAGTTATGTATATCTATACAGATCGATTCACCAATTGGTGGAAAGGTTTATTTACTCGACGTAAACAAGAAGTTGAAGATACAACTCATGAATAACAATCAAAAGAAGAGGAACAAATGTTCTTCTTCTTTTGCTATTTTTATATTCGGTCAAGTATACATTCAAAATAAAATAATAATTGACACGTAACCTAAAAGTTACTTATTATAAAATAGGAAACCAAAAGGTTACATATAATTCTAGGAGGAAAGAACATGAGTGATCACAAAGCATCTACACCAGATATTCGTAAACAGGCTGTTTTCAATGCCAAAATTGAGAAAGTTTGGGACATTGTAGCATCTTCGAAAGGGATAGATCAATGGTTTATGCCGAATAACTTTCAACCAGAGGAAGGGGCTGAATTTACAATCCATTCGCCTTTTGGTCCGTCTACTTGTAAAGTTTTAGAAATACACGCACCCAATCGATTGGTGTTTACATGGGGAGAGATGGGCTGGAAAATAACGTTCGAGCT
Proteins encoded:
- a CDS encoding efflux RND transporter permease subunit, whose translation is MKLIKESVKRPVGVIILALVMMILGGVSLSGLKVDLMPDLDLPIAVVATPYNGAAPQEVENLVTRPLEGALSATEGLDTMQSMSAQNQSIIFLMYDFNTDLDMVMLDLRERIDMVRQSLPEGAGSPSVMRFDPNQMPIMQIGLSADMDLTRLTYIAEETVIPRLERIPGVAQVNLTGGQDREIVVEPDLALLQRYGMTISQLAQLIGGESMSASAGEVERGGQDVPLRIVGEFRSVRDIENINILLRTGETVKLHEVADVLDTFSEQNSLAYLNGEPTLSIDILKQSDANTVEVSETVSKEIEILQSEITQGVSLTTVMDSALFINDSIRSVVMNMVIGGAMAVLVLLVFLRSFRSTLIIGLSIPIALISAFTLLYFAGETINIITLGGLALGIGLLVDSSIVILENIYKYRERGYSRIEAAKKGASEVSSAVIASTMTSLVVFVPIVFTGGIASELFMPLALTVGFTLLASLVTALTFVPMLSGLLLPDINEEEEPKGLKKIGASFGRFFDRVDQFYRNVLRWSINHKKTIIFSTILLLVASLGSVKFVGVELMPAFDQGEISASYEVPAGTPISETRETISQLEQFLLDSGVTEVVHTSVGGGGFMGGGSNEGELYIRLVPANERTVTTNELIEDFSDFAESLPDIDVNVRAFESDGMGGNPIEIELRGEDFDTLKLIADDIQQIIDEVPGTTNVSHSMGETRTETQIHINRDIAAQYGLNYAEIMQTITASVNGQVATLMRSEGQEFNVMVILPEEQRSNLANLQQLPLLTPMEDTVPLSAVADFVQAEGPNVINRQNQTRGVAITGDILDRDLGAVISEIEAELDQYIFPEGYDYHTGGDYEMMMDAFFDLTLALALAIFLVYAVMAFQFEKVIYPFIVMFSLPATFIGIMAGFLLTGRPLSAPAFIGVIMLAGIVVNNAIVLVDYINTLRKRGLDTEEAILEAGPLRLRPILMTMLTTVLAMVPLAMGIGEGAELQAPMATVIVFGLTFSTFITLVLVPVMYIYTDRFTNWWKGLFTRRKQEVEDTTHE
- a CDS encoding SRPBCC family protein translates to MSDHKASTPDIRKQAVFNAKIEKVWDIVASSKGIDQWFMPNNFQPEEGAEFTIHSPFGPSTCKVLEIHAPNRLVFTWGEMGWKITFELKDLGDKTEFTLIHAGWGLPEEIVPGPGPDQSNLDIRNRMNDGWESIVNENLRKAVEV